A section of the Enterococcus montenegrensis genome encodes:
- a CDS encoding TetR/AcrR family transcriptional regulator, whose translation MVGTKNNRRSQMTKKIIQQEFLQLLQNKELSVITITEIAKAADINRGTFYKYYTDPSDLMHQIETEFFSDVLQRLNAKQPDFNTWLENLLAIFVENRQLATIILLNQTKEQNFNLLLEEIKPSSIARFAAVFGTKNQADLELYFSYFVSGALGCIKTWLLQYPKKNPHEIVQILQSSFPANIAQQLELRN comes from the coding sequence ATGGTTGGTACCAAGAATAATCGCCGTAGCCAAATGACGAAAAAAATCATTCAACAGGAATTTTTACAACTCTTACAAAATAAGGAATTAAGTGTTATTACGATTACCGAAATCGCAAAAGCCGCTGATATAAATCGTGGGACCTTTTATAAATATTACACAGATCCCAGTGATTTGATGCACCAGATTGAAACAGAATTTTTTAGCGATGTTTTGCAGCGTTTAAATGCCAAACAGCCAGACTTTAATACATGGTTGGAAAATCTCTTGGCCATTTTTGTGGAAAACAGACAGTTGGCGACAATTATTTTATTAAATCAAACCAAAGAACAAAATTTCAATTTGTTACTAGAAGAGATCAAACCTTCTTCTATTGCCCGTTTTGCAGCTGTCTTTGGTACGAAGAACCAAGCAGATTTGGAGCTTTACTTTTCGTATTTTGTCAGTGGTGCATTGGGTTGTATCAAAACGTGGCTGCTACAATATCCAAAGAAAAATCCCCACGAAATTGTCCAAATTTTGCAGAGTTCTTTTCCGGCAAATATCGCACAACAGTTAGAGCTGCGTAATTAA
- a CDS encoding AraC family transcriptional regulator, with protein sequence MYFQVDDNKKEATQHVTKNLPLAIYQRTLIKERHDAITLHWHEEFQLVWVYSGTLLYSVDGKEFLLHQNEGILINTSKIHGAIPATSKVEYSCIDFSPYFINKEIYQKSIAEYSKKTSFSYRFLAITTRNLEILNSLKKNVNDINYLDVYELLISSLNNIDKNQYLTNQEEETIIYQLLDYVHKNFQEPITVQAIAQTIPISKKKCTNLFNNYTHLSPINYVIDYRLNQAKKMLLETQQDVVEICFATGFNNVSYFITRFKAKYTLTPFQFRKRFG encoded by the coding sequence ATGTATTTTCAAGTTGATGATAATAAAAAAGAAGCGACACAGCATGTAACCAAAAATCTTCCACTTGCCATTTATCAGCGGACCTTGATAAAGGAAAGGCACGATGCGATAACTTTACACTGGCATGAGGAATTTCAATTGGTTTGGGTCTATTCAGGAACATTACTGTATAGCGTCGATGGAAAAGAATTTTTACTTCACCAAAACGAAGGCATTCTCATTAATACTTCTAAAATACATGGGGCAATCCCAGCTACATCAAAAGTAGAATATAGCTGCATTGATTTTTCTCCATATTTTATCAATAAAGAAATTTACCAGAAAAGTATTGCGGAATATAGCAAGAAAACTTCTTTTTCCTATCGATTCTTAGCTATAACTACGCGAAATTTAGAAATTCTGAATAGCCTTAAAAAGAATGTAAATGATATTAATTATCTGGATGTCTATGAGTTGTTGATTAGTAGTCTAAATAATATCGATAAAAACCAGTATCTGACGAATCAGGAGGAAGAGACGATTATTTATCAATTACTGGATTATGTTCATAAAAATTTTCAAGAACCAATTACAGTGCAAGCTATTGCACAGACAATTCCAATAAGTAAGAAAAAGTGTACAAACTTGTTTAACAACTATACCCATCTTTCACCAATCAATTACGTAATCGACTATCGCCTAAATCAGGCGAAAAAAATGCTGTTAGAGACCCAACAGGATGTAGTCGAGATTTGTTTTGCAACAGGATTTAACAATGTTAGTTACTTTATAACGCGTTTTAAAGCGAAATATACGCTGACGCCATTTCAGTTTCGTAAACGCTTTGGCTAA
- a CDS encoding SDR family oxidoreductase, with protein sequence MKILVVGANGKVARHFADQIKEHPLLQEKAVIRNEEQIPFFSERKIETVLLDIVNNSIEEFAAAMKDVDAVVFSAGAGGKGLDKTIMIDLDGAIKIMTAAEIAGVKRFVMVSTFKTGRKEITREIKENSSLTVYTIAKNYADEWLKHRTNLDWTIIHPGSLTNEVGTGKIKLADNLTGELEKNTIPREDVATVILATLENGVTIGKEFEVVSGDSSVFEAIKGLN encoded by the coding sequence ATGAAAATTTTAGTAGTAGGTGCAAATGGGAAAGTGGCAAGACATTTTGCCGATCAGATCAAAGAACATCCTTTGCTGCAAGAAAAAGCAGTCATTCGCAATGAAGAACAAATTCCATTTTTTAGTGAACGGAAAATTGAAACAGTACTATTGGATATCGTCAATAATTCTATCGAAGAGTTTGCAGCTGCCATGAAAGATGTGGATGCTGTTGTTTTCAGTGCTGGAGCAGGTGGCAAGGGCTTAGATAAAACGATTATGATCGATTTGGACGGCGCAATAAAAATTATGACAGCAGCTGAAATTGCTGGCGTTAAACGATTTGTCATGGTTAGTACCTTTAAAACGGGGCGCAAAGAAATTACCCGAGAAATTAAGGAAAACTCTTCTTTGACCGTTTATACAATTGCCAAAAATTATGCCGATGAATGGTTGAAACATCGTACCAATCTAGACTGGACGATTATTCATCCAGGTTCTTTAACCAATGAAGTTGGAACGGGCAAAATTAAATTGGCAGATAATCTAACAGGAGAACTTGAAAAAAATACGATTCCAAGAGAAGACGTGGCAACCGTGATTCTGGCAACACTGGAAAATGGCGTAACTATCGGAAAAGAATTTGAAGTTGTTTCTGGCGATAGCTCAGTTTTTGAAGCTATCAAAGGGCTTAATTAA
- a CDS encoding IreB family regulatory phosphoprotein: MGFTDETVRFDFDDSRKKEVSETLAIVYRALEEKGYNPINQIVGYLLSGDPAYIPRYRDARNLIRRHERDEILEVLIRYYLGNHGISL; the protein is encoded by the coding sequence GTGGGTTTTACAGATGAAACAGTACGTTTTGATTTTGACGATAGTCGCAAAAAAGAAGTAAGTGAAACGTTGGCCATTGTTTATCGCGCTTTGGAAGAAAAGGGCTACAACCCAATCAACCAAATCGTAGGTTATTTACTTTCCGGCGACCCGGCCTATATACCTCGTTATCGTGATGCCCGTAATTTAATCCGCCGTCATGAAAGAGACGAGATTTTAGAGGTCTTAATTCGTTATTACCTTGGCAATCATGGGATTAGCCTGTAA
- a CDS encoding glycosyl hydrolase family 8, with translation MKKKPLVLWGIAAILLVSYVAILFMAIKDNRAHIQQKMYDDWREHYLVSSKQGDIVNTAAKGKTALSEAQGYGMVIVTLAAEKGFAKEADFEKLYRYYTHYQISEKKPLMQWRQAETKKGWVSDSKHNATDGDLDIAYSLLMASKLWPNSKHDYKTAAQNLLQAIKAYNYNPHTGFLTVGDWATVDEKASQILRPSDIMPGYFDAFYKFTGDRFWQQLNDRGIELLQQLSAQHKTGLMPDFAWIKDNRVIAAKANEVNNKYDGDYSANACRIPLRLAQSNDKRLAPILSKMLRFFEKENMVFAGYNLKGKALVDYQNQSFSAPVLVGAYHEDPYSGLVTSQKWVIQEPIHGQNYYDETLKVLSVLEMYKNLDVK, from the coding sequence ATGAAGAAAAAACCCTTAGTATTATGGGGCATAGCAGCAATTTTGCTGGTATCTTATGTCGCAATTTTATTTATGGCGATTAAAGACAACCGTGCCCATATCCAACAAAAAATGTATGATGATTGGCGCGAACACTATCTAGTATCTTCCAAACAAGGAGATATAGTGAATACAGCTGCTAAAGGTAAAACGGCCCTGTCAGAAGCGCAAGGCTATGGCATGGTGATTGTAACCTTAGCCGCAGAAAAAGGTTTTGCCAAAGAAGCAGATTTTGAAAAATTATATCGCTATTACACTCATTACCAAATCAGCGAAAAAAAGCCCCTGATGCAGTGGCGGCAAGCGGAAACAAAAAAAGGTTGGGTTTCAGATAGTAAACACAATGCAACCGATGGTGATTTAGACATTGCCTATAGTCTGCTTATGGCCAGCAAGTTATGGCCCAATAGTAAACATGACTATAAAACAGCTGCCCAAAACTTATTACAGGCGATTAAAGCATACAATTATAATCCCCATACCGGCTTTCTAACTGTCGGAGATTGGGCAACTGTCGATGAAAAAGCCAGCCAAATTTTACGTCCTTCTGACATTATGCCGGGGTATTTTGATGCCTTTTATAAATTTACTGGCGATCGTTTTTGGCAACAGTTAAATGACCGCGGGATTGAATTATTGCAACAATTATCGGCGCAACACAAAACCGGTCTTATGCCAGACTTTGCCTGGATCAAAGATAACCGTGTGATCGCTGCTAAAGCAAACGAAGTTAATAACAAATATGACGGCGATTATTCCGCTAACGCCTGTCGCATTCCTTTGCGTTTAGCCCAATCTAATGATAAACGCCTGGCACCTATCTTAAGTAAAATGTTACGCTTTTTTGAAAAAGAGAATATGGTCTTTGCCGGCTACAATTTAAAGGGCAAAGCATTAGTAGATTACCAAAATCAAAGCTTTTCTGCCCCCGTTTTAGTCGGCGCTTATCACGAAGATCCTTATAGTGGTTTAGTTACCTCACAAAAATGGGTCATCCAAGAGCCAATTCACGGTCAAAATTATTACGACGAAACGCTGAAAGTCCTTTCCGTTTTAGAAATGTATAAAAATCTCGACGTAAAATAG
- a CDS encoding ABC transporter ATP-binding protein, which yields MSFLEVKNESKRYKMGDSTITANDSLSFSVEKGELAIILGPSGAGKSTVLNILGGMDTPDEGEIFVAGNDIAKYNDKQLTAYRRTDVGFVFQFYNLVPNLTAKENVELATEVSKKALDPIQTLENVGLQNRLNNFPSQLSGGEQQRVSIARALAKNPKLLLCDEPTGALDFETGKQVLKLLQNASRKNGNTVLIITHNSALAPIGDRVIHINDAKVRSVEINENPISIDEIVW from the coding sequence ATGAGCTTTTTAGAAGTAAAAAATGAATCGAAGCGCTACAAAATGGGAGATTCAACCATTACCGCCAATGATTCCCTCAGTTTTTCCGTTGAAAAAGGCGAGCTTGCCATTATTCTTGGTCCTAGTGGTGCAGGAAAATCTACTGTGTTAAATATTTTAGGCGGCATGGATACTCCAGATGAAGGCGAAATTTTCGTCGCTGGTAATGACATTGCCAAATATAACGACAAACAGCTTACAGCCTATCGCCGGACAGATGTGGGCTTTGTTTTCCAATTTTATAACTTAGTTCCCAATTTAACAGCCAAAGAAAATGTCGAGCTTGCAACAGAAGTTTCTAAAAAAGCACTTGATCCTATTCAAACTTTGGAAAATGTCGGCTTGCAAAACCGCCTCAATAACTTTCCGTCACAATTATCCGGCGGTGAACAGCAGCGAGTCTCCATCGCCCGCGCCCTTGCAAAAAATCCTAAATTACTCCTCTGTGATGAACCGACGGGCGCTTTGGATTTTGAAACAGGAAAACAAGTCTTAAAACTTTTACAAAACGCGAGTCGCAAAAATGGCAACACCGTTTTAATCATCACCCACAACTCTGCGTTAGCACCAATTGGCGACCGCGTGATTCACATTAATGACGCGAAGGTACGCTCAGTTGAAATAAACGAAAATCCAATTTCAATTGACGAAATAGTTTGGTAG
- the ruvX gene encoding Holliday junction resolvase RuvX, with protein MRIMGLDVGSKTVGVAVSDLLGWTAQGVEIIRIDEANGKFGFDRIKELVSQYEVTQFVVGLPKNMNNTIGPRAEASQAYGKKLEELFHLPVFYQDERLTTVQAERMLVEQANTSRAKRKKVIDKLAAVMILQNYLDRSDTKSPL; from the coding sequence ATGCGGATAATGGGATTAGATGTCGGTTCAAAAACTGTTGGTGTTGCAGTCAGTGATTTACTTGGTTGGACTGCACAAGGGGTAGAAATTATCCGCATCGATGAAGCCAATGGCAAATTTGGATTTGATCGCATTAAAGAGTTGGTATCCCAATACGAAGTAACGCAATTTGTTGTGGGCTTACCAAAAAACATGAACAATACGATTGGTCCACGAGCCGAAGCATCACAAGCTTATGGTAAAAAATTAGAAGAGTTATTTCACTTGCCAGTTTTTTATCAAGATGAACGCCTAACCACCGTTCAAGCTGAGCGGATGCTTGTAGAACAAGCCAATACATCACGGGCAAAACGGAAAAAGGTTATCGATAAGTTAGCCGCCGTGATGATTTTGCAAAATTATTTAGATCGCAGCGATACAAAGTCGCCTTTATAG
- a CDS encoding DUF1292 domain-containing protein produces the protein MTEHNHDHNHDHEGHEHITLVDDQGNETLYEILLTIDGQEEFKRNYVLLYPAGASEDDDVELQAYAYIENEDGTEGELEQIETEAEWDMIEEVFNTFMAEEEE, from the coding sequence ATGACTGAACATAACCACGACCACAACCATGATCACGAAGGACACGAACACATTACGTTAGTGGACGATCAAGGTAACGAAACGCTTTACGAAATTTTATTAACAATTGATGGACAAGAAGAATTCAAACGCAATTACGTTTTATTGTACCCAGCAGGTGCATCAGAAGACGATGACGTTGAATTACAAGCCTATGCCTACATCGAAAATGAAGATGGCACAGAAGGCGAATTGGAACAAATCGAAACTGAAGCTGAATGGGATATGATTGAAGAAGTCTTCAATACTTTCATGGCTGAAGAAGAAGAATAG
- a CDS encoding DMT family transporter, with translation MGVTLIAAKGKLANLIASPAAFLWGIGSAISLAFYSIQPRRLLAEHGSIAVVGWGMLLGGIAANIIHPIWKVDGMVTLASVLQIFIVIIFGTACSFLIYLSSLRYISSALASVLTAFEPILATVFSIFIFQLRFSLPEFIGFLLVLGAILFLQKTL, from the coding sequence TTGGGCGTCACACTAATTGCCGCCAAAGGAAAGCTAGCAAATTTAATCGCCTCACCAGCGGCCTTTCTTTGGGGAATTGGCTCGGCTATTTCATTAGCCTTTTATTCCATTCAACCACGCCGGCTACTTGCAGAACACGGAAGCATCGCAGTTGTTGGTTGGGGAATGCTTTTAGGCGGTATCGCCGCCAACATCATCCACCCGATTTGGAAAGTTGACGGAATGGTCACGTTGGCTTCTGTCCTTCAAATTTTTATTGTCATTATTTTTGGTACTGCCTGTTCATTTTTAATCTATCTATCCAGTTTGCGCTACATCTCTTCAGCTTTAGCAAGTGTTTTGACCGCTTTTGAACCTATACTTGCCACAGTCTTCTCAATTTTTATCTTTCAGCTACGATTTTCTTTACCTGAATTTATTGGATTTCTACTTGTGTTAGGCGCGATTTTATTTTTACAAAAAACACTATAA
- a CDS encoding FtsX-like permease family protein: MKNKTYLKATFREITKSKGRFIAIILIIFLGTLLYVGIKTTQPVLDHSADVYLKERKLSDLQVVSTGGITNADKNVLDDITGLSIESGYQFFYADAKKNEVIQVFSYDQENDQNHLELTSGALPKKDNEILLDHLAKKEGYKIGDTYTINDHEQLKSTQFKIVGFVTSPLFISEVERGYANVGNGSVSYFAYLPKKLFKAEVEAVMYLSFANVKKYETYSNAYKEQMAKNTALIEDKLSQRPNARLKEIQADATEKLRLQKEKIATGKKELENAQEQLQQAKDKLALQAAQISLLPEPQKTAAQQELTTAQKQLATNEATLKKNQSELATGTAEIKKTEATIKNMKEIVYRYNDRFDNVGFQEFGSLSDRIAAIADVFPVFFFFIAALITFTTMTRMVEENRREIGTLKALGYTKAEIAKKYVIYSLLAASIGLVLGVVSGTNFLPRIIFYLMSDRYSFNKAYVFYDWDPILKAIIAFLLATLGSALIVLTKELREKPAQLLQPKAPKPGKRIFLEYITPLWSRLSFNQKVSYRNLFRYKARMLMAIIGIAGCTGLILAGFGLKDSLSSVAAKQFGPIIAYQGIVSLEDDLPVADTTAITNALKNDEQVTSFMASHNETVEIRKNNQATQSLTLMVPTAAKEFEDYLHLHNKDNKVISLTNTGAVITQKMAEFYDIKKGDTLYIYDSKQQKQQIKIAGIAQNYLGSFLYMTRPYYEKVTNQKFSANSLLLKTNKMTTKEEDNLAQVLLDTKKVVNTTFISKQIETQNQSISNLNAIVWILVTLSGLLAFVVLYNLTNINISERVRELSTIKVLGFFDKEVTMYIIRENIIFTILGIIAGFGVGRVLTPFILDKASMENMVFPLVIKPAAYLYSGGLTIIFTLIVMFVTHFKLKHINMIDALKSNE, encoded by the coding sequence ATGAAAAATAAAACCTATTTAAAGGCTACATTTCGTGAAATAACAAAATCTAAAGGGCGTTTTATCGCCATTATTTTGATTATCTTTTTAGGGACGCTACTTTACGTGGGCATTAAAACGACACAACCAGTTTTAGATCACTCCGCTGACGTTTATTTAAAAGAACGCAAACTTTCGGATCTGCAAGTCGTCTCAACAGGCGGCATTACAAACGCTGATAAGAATGTCTTAGACGATATCACCGGACTTTCAATCGAGAGTGGCTATCAATTCTTTTATGCGGATGCAAAGAAAAATGAAGTCATCCAGGTCTTTTCTTACGATCAAGAAAATGACCAAAATCACTTAGAGCTCACAAGCGGCGCTCTGCCTAAAAAAGATAATGAAATTCTCTTAGATCACTTGGCAAAAAAAGAAGGTTATAAAATTGGCGATACGTACACAATTAACGACCATGAGCAACTAAAAAGCACACAATTTAAAATCGTTGGTTTTGTGACCTCGCCTCTTTTTATCAGTGAAGTAGAACGGGGCTATGCCAATGTTGGCAATGGCAGTGTTTCTTATTTTGCCTATTTGCCAAAAAAACTTTTTAAAGCAGAAGTAGAAGCGGTCATGTATCTTAGCTTTGCCAATGTAAAAAAATACGAAACCTACAGTAATGCTTACAAAGAACAAATGGCAAAAAATACCGCGCTCATTGAAGACAAACTTTCTCAGCGTCCAAATGCACGCTTAAAAGAAATTCAAGCAGACGCAACAGAAAAACTTCGTCTCCAAAAAGAAAAAATTGCCACTGGTAAAAAAGAATTAGAAAACGCGCAAGAGCAACTACAACAAGCAAAAGATAAACTCGCCTTACAAGCAGCGCAAATCAGCTTGTTACCCGAACCACAAAAAACAGCCGCACAGCAAGAATTAACAACAGCACAAAAACAGCTAGCAACCAATGAAGCAACTTTGAAAAAAAATCAGTCAGAGTTAGCAACTGGAACAGCAGAAATAAAAAAAACAGAAGCTACAATCAAAAATATGAAGGAAATTGTTTATCGCTATAATGATCGCTTTGACAATGTTGGTTTCCAAGAATTTGGTAGCCTTTCTGACCGTATCGCCGCAATCGCAGACGTCTTCCCAGTCTTTTTCTTTTTCATTGCAGCCTTAATTACCTTTACCACCATGACGCGGATGGTCGAAGAAAATCGCCGTGAAATCGGGACGTTAAAAGCACTAGGCTATACAAAGGCAGAAATAGCGAAAAAATATGTCATCTACTCCTTACTCGCTGCCAGTATTGGGCTAGTTTTAGGCGTTGTCAGCGGTACGAATTTCTTGCCCCGGATTATCTTTTATTTAATGAGCGACCGCTATTCCTTCAATAAAGCTTATGTCTTTTACGACTGGGACCCTATTTTAAAAGCGATTATCGCCTTTTTACTCGCTACTTTAGGTTCAGCCCTCATCGTTTTAACCAAAGAATTACGGGAAAAACCAGCTCAACTCTTACAGCCAAAAGCACCAAAGCCCGGCAAACGGATTTTTTTAGAATACATTACACCCCTTTGGTCACGTTTAAGCTTTAATCAAAAAGTTAGCTATCGCAATTTATTTCGCTATAAAGCCCGTATGTTAATGGCAATTATCGGCATTGCCGGTTGCACCGGCTTAATATTAGCCGGCTTTGGTTTAAAAGACTCCTTGTCTTCGGTTGCTGCAAAACAATTTGGTCCAATCATTGCTTACCAAGGAATTGTCAGCCTAGAAGATGATTTACCCGTAGCAGATACTACAGCGATCACCAATGCACTAAAAAACGATGAACAAGTCACAAGTTTTATGGCTAGTCACAATGAGACCGTCGAAATACGCAAAAATAATCAGGCAACACAAAGTCTCACATTAATGGTGCCAACCGCAGCAAAAGAATTTGAAGATTATTTACACCTTCATAATAAAGACAATAAAGTAATTTCGCTGACAAATACTGGTGCTGTCATCACCCAAAAAATGGCAGAGTTTTATGACATCAAAAAAGGCGATACCCTTTACATTTACGATAGCAAGCAACAGAAACAGCAAATCAAAATCGCCGGCATCGCCCAAAACTATCTTGGTAGCTTTTTGTACATGACACGCCCTTACTATGAGAAAGTTACCAACCAAAAATTTTCAGCCAATAGTTTATTGCTTAAAACCAACAAGATGACGACAAAAGAAGAAGATAATCTTGCCCAAGTATTATTAGATACTAAAAAAGTCGTCAACACGACTTTTATTTCCAAACAAATTGAAACGCAAAATCAGTCCATCTCCAATTTAAATGCAATCGTCTGGATTTTAGTGACACTTTCGGGATTACTGGCATTTGTCGTCTTATATAATCTGACCAATATCAATATTTCCGAACGGGTACGAGAACTTTCCACCATTAAAGTATTAGGCTTTTTTGACAAGGAAGTAACTATGTATATCATCCGAGAGAATATCATCTTCACTATTTTGGGAATTATTGCAGGCTTTGGTGTCGGCAGGGTTTTAACCCCCTTTATCTTAGATAAAGCCTCGATGGAAAATATGGTCTTTCCTTTGGTTATCAAACCCGCAGCCTATCTTTATTCTGGTGGTCTAACCATTATCTTTACCTTAATCGTCATGTTTGTAACTCACTTCAAACTAAAACATATCAATATGATTGATGCCTTGAAGTCAAATGAATAG
- a CDS encoding YcjF family protein, whose product MVKFPRRRQNGAEVKKKEDLEEKIVLADTEVDDAAFQSFFGDVVKKLPNSAAAIIMKTFDSTKEKAESLLATTRSRFDSVFDPFLKGVDETTQKKSHGIIHMASLSAAIIGLSPIPFSDAFLLVPVQLVMMARLHKIFGQSWSEGIGKSMTKELVVVSFGRSAVGNILKFIPVVGTIGGGAVNAVVAMAITESLGWVTVKMLNDGEDIFEQVMSFKGQFNTLFKALQSANKK is encoded by the coding sequence ATGGTGAAATTTCCACGCCGCCGTCAAAATGGCGCTGAAGTAAAAAAGAAGGAAGATTTGGAAGAAAAAATTGTTCTAGCTGACACTGAAGTTGATGATGCTGCATTTCAATCTTTTTTTGGTGATGTCGTAAAAAAATTACCAAATTCTGCTGCGGCGATTATCATGAAGACATTTGATAGCACTAAAGAAAAGGCAGAATCCTTGTTAGCGACCACCCGCAGTCGCTTTGACAGTGTTTTTGATCCGTTTTTAAAGGGTGTGGATGAAACAACCCAAAAAAAATCCCATGGAATCATTCATATGGCTTCATTGAGTGCGGCGATTATTGGTTTGTCGCCAATTCCATTTTCGGATGCTTTTTTATTAGTGCCAGTGCAGTTAGTCATGATGGCGCGACTTCATAAAATTTTTGGTCAATCTTGGTCAGAAGGAATAGGAAAAAGCATGACAAAGGAGCTGGTGGTCGTTAGTTTTGGCCGCAGTGCAGTCGGAAATATTTTGAAATTTATTCCCGTTGTCGGCACAATCGGAGGCGGTGCAGTCAACGCCGTAGTCGCAATGGCCATCACTGAGTCTTTGGGCTGGGTAACGGTAAAAATGTTGAATGATGGTGAAGATATTTTTGAACAAGTGATGTCCTTTAAGGGGCAGTTCAATACATTGTTTAAAGCTTTGCAATCTGCTAATAAGAAATAA
- a CDS encoding glycosyltransferase family 2 protein yields MARGLMIFTIVSIWVSVFFSLLTIYGAVTFLLKNLKPPKRKLDPLVEYPLITIVVPAHNEEIVIKDTVRAILNLNYPKEQMEILVFADNCTDNTYEEALSVTRLPQYADFNIEIIQRRGKGGKAGVLNDALARAKGDWLCVYDADAMPERNALYFLVKKGIEDPKNYAAVFGRNKTRNYKQNFLTRCINLEVVTSQRIQHTGLWQLFKIGHIPGTNFIIQKNYAREIGGWDNGALTEDTALSFRIMEQGKLIALAPQSEAFQQEPETIGVYYRQRKRWAKGNYEVITGNLKHLFDKSNWRIKWEVFYYINTFFWFNCAIVISSGIFLVNLVTMLLNFIGFTLQMPFTFGGGNRQIAAILLVNWAMMFAIYLLQINIALVSQYGQATTENFLYSVASYFTYSQLFLGVSIVAFFSLVLDRIFKRDGTKWYKTQRFND; encoded by the coding sequence GTGGCTAGAGGTTTAATGATTTTTACAATTGTTTCGATCTGGGTTTCAGTCTTCTTCTCACTTTTAACGATTTATGGCGCAGTAACTTTTTTACTAAAAAATTTGAAACCACCTAAACGTAAATTAGATCCACTTGTAGAATATCCCCTTATTACGATAGTCGTTCCAGCCCACAATGAAGAAATCGTCATTAAAGATACTGTGCGGGCAATATTGAATTTGAACTATCCAAAAGAACAAATGGAAATCTTAGTCTTTGCGGATAATTGTACAGATAATACCTATGAAGAGGCCCTTAGCGTAACGAGATTACCCCAGTATGCAGACTTTAATATTGAAATTATCCAACGCAGGGGTAAAGGTGGCAAAGCAGGTGTATTAAATGACGCCTTAGCAAGAGCCAAAGGCGACTGGCTGTGCGTCTATGACGCAGATGCAATGCCAGAACGCAACGCCCTTTATTTTCTCGTAAAAAAAGGGATTGAAGATCCCAAAAATTACGCTGCCGTTTTTGGTCGCAATAAAACACGAAATTATAAACAAAATTTTTTAACCCGCTGTATCAATTTAGAAGTTGTGACATCCCAGCGCATTCAACATACAGGATTGTGGCAACTTTTTAAAATCGGGCATATTCCTGGCACCAATTTTATTATCCAAAAAAATTACGCCAGAGAAATTGGCGGCTGGGATAACGGGGCCTTGACAGAAGATACCGCGTTATCATTTCGAATTATGGAACAGGGAAAATTAATTGCCTTAGCACCCCAATCAGAAGCTTTTCAGCAAGAACCTGAGACAATCGGCGTTTACTATCGCCAAAGAAAACGTTGGGCCAAGGGAAATTATGAGGTCATCACGGGCAACTTGAAGCATCTTTTTGACAAAAGCAACTGGCGCATCAAATGGGAAGTCTTTTATTACATCAATACTTTCTTTTGGTTTAACTGTGCCATTGTTATCTCTTCTGGGATTTTCCTTGTTAATCTGGTGACGATGTTATTGAATTTTATTGGTTTTACCTTGCAAATGCCCTTTACTTTTGGTGGTGGCAATCGCCAAATAGCTGCTATTTTATTAGTAAATTGGGCGATGATGTTTGCCATTTATTTATTACAAATCAATATTGCTTTAGTTAGTCAGTACGGCCAAGCAACTACAGAAAACTTTTTGTACTCGGTTGCTTCTTATTTTACTTATTCCCAATTGTTTTTAGGCGTTTCAATTGTGGCTTTCTTTTCTTTAGTATTAGACCGCATTTTTAAACGTGATGGTACAAAATGGTATAAAACACAGCGTTTCAACGATTAA